From the genome of Corallococcus macrosporus DSM 14697:
AGCCCGCGGCGCCGTCACCGGCCCCCTCCCAGACCGACGCCGAGCCCGCGGCGCCGTCACCGGCCCCCTCCCAGGCCGAGGCCGAGCTGGAGGCGGCGGAACGGGCCCTGGACGCGGAGCTGGCGGCGCGCGAGGCCGCGCGAGCGTCCCAGCGCGGCGCTTCGGGGGACCTCCAGGCGGACGCGGAGGACTCGGAGAGCCTGGGCTGGACGCTGGTGCGCACGCTGCTCGTGCTGGGCGTGGTGGTGGCGTCCATCTACCTCACGTTGAACGTGGGCCTGCGCAGGCTGATGGGGCTGCAGGGCGTGGCCGCGGGGCGTCAGCCCCTGGTGTCCGTGGTGGAGCGCCTTCCACTGGACCAGCGCCGCAGCCTCTTCGTGGTGAAGGCCGCGGATGAATACCTGTTGTTGGGCGGCGGCGAGGGCGGCCTGCAACTGTTGTCGAAGCTGGATGTGGAGGCGGTGGAGCGCATCCGCGCGCAGCGCCCGCAGACGAACGCAGTTCCACTGAGCCCATTCCTCCAGAAGCTCCTCTCCCGCCGCAGCGGTGGCTCGCCTTCCCAGCCCCCCGGCTCCTGACGACCGTGCCCGTGAACCTCCCTGCCTCCGCCCGTCCCCGTCTCCCGCGCGTCCCGCCCTGGCTGTTCGCGGCCGTGGTCGCCGCTCATCCCCTCGCCGCGCTCGCGCAGAGGCGGGGGAGCGCCGCCATCCCCGACTCGGTGGTCAACGAGGCCGTCAACAGCGACTCGTTCGCCTCGCGCCCGCTCATCCTCATCCTGGCGCTGGCGGCCATGGGCCTGGTGCCCTTCGCGCTGATGATGGTGACCAGCTTCGTGAAGATTTCGGTGGTGCTCTCCATCGTCCGCTCGGCGCTGGGCACGCAGCAGATTCCGCCCACCCAGGTCATCACCGGCCTGGCCGTCATCCTCACCGTCTACATCATGGCCCCGGTGGGGACGCAGATGTACCGCGCGGCCGGCCTGGACATCTGGGCCAAGGGGCCGGGCGTCTTCTCCTCGGAGACGGTGGGCTCCATGCTGGGCGCGGCCAACAAGTCCAAGGAGCCGCTGCGCGAGTGGCTCATGAAGAAGGTCACCACCAAGGACCGGGCGCTCTTCTTCAACCTCGCCAAGAAGCTGCGGCAGGGCGAGGACCGCGACGCCGTGGAGAGCGATGACTTCATGGTCATCATCCCGGCCTTCGTGGTGTCCGAGCTCAAGGAGGCCTTCCAGATAGGCTTCCTCCTGTTCGTGCCGTTCATCGTCATCGACATGGTGGTGGCCAACATCCTGCTGGCGCTCGGCATGCACATGCTGTCGCCCACCACCATCTCCATGCCGTTCAAGCTGCTGCTGTTCGTGCTCGTGGACGGCTGGTATCTCATCGCCAAGGGCCTGGTCGTCGGCTACCTGTAGGAAGAGGGCTCCATGAATCAGCTCACGTTCATCACCCAGGAGGCCCTGTTCCTGGTGCTCGTCGCGTCGGCGCCGCCGGTGCTGATGAGCCTGTTGGTGGGGTTCATCATCTCCCTGTTCCAGGCCACCACGCAGATCCAGGAGCAGACGCTGACCTTCGCGCCGAAGGTCGTCGCCGTGTTCGGCATCCTCGCGTTGGCCGGCCCCTGGATTGGCAGCCAGCTGGTGCGCTTCACGTTCCACGTCTTCGACAGGTTCCCCGCGCTCATCAAATGAACGTCGCGGACCTCATCGCGGAGTTGGGCACCCGGGCCAACGTCTCGGCCGTCATCTTCACGGTGGCGCTGGTGATGTGCCGGGTGATGCCCGTGCTCATCTTCAGCCCCTTCCTGGGCGGTGAGGTGGTCCCCACCGAGCTGAAGATGGGCATCGGGTTGACGCTCTCCATCGTCCTCTATCCGCTCATCGCGGGCTCGGTGACGTCCATCCCCATGAGCGCCATGCCGTACATCGCGCTGATGGCGAAGGAGGTGTTCATCGGGTTCACCATCGCCTTCGTCGTCAACTCACTGTTCGAGGCGGCGCGCGTGGCCGGCAACCTGGTGGACACCATGTCCGGCAGCAACAACGCGCAGTTGTACGTGCCGCAGCTCGGGCAGCAGGTGACGCTGTTCTCCAGCTTCAAGGTGCAGCTCGCGGTGGTGCTGTTCCTCACGTTGAACGGGCACCACCTGGTCATCCAGGCGCTGGCGGACAGCCTGGTGGCGGTGCCGCTGGACGGCTTCCCCCGCTTTCACGACGGGCCGTGGCCCTTCTTCGACCTGATGATTCGCGTGTTCGCGGACCTGCTGCGGGTGAGCCTGGCGCTGGCCGCTCCCGCCATGCTGGCGACCTTCCTCACGGACGTGGCGCTGGGCGCCATCAACCGCGTGGCGCCGCAAATCCAGGTGTTCTTCATCTCCATGTCCGTCAAGCCCCTGGTGAGCGTGCTCCTCGTCTTCCTGGTGCTCGGGGCCCTGATGGACCGCATGCAGGGGGAGATG
Proteins encoded in this window:
- a CDS encoding flagellar biosynthetic protein FliO — its product is MAVLRPPLMRLLLGAALVFAPPAALAQAPSASAPVIPPVKTVAPPAGSSPGEAAAAEPAAPSPAPSQTDAEPAAPSPAPSQAEAELEAAERALDAELAAREAARASQRGASGDLQADAEDSESLGWTLVRTLLVLGVVVASIYLTLNVGLRRLMGLQGVAAGRQPLVSVVERLPLDQRRSLFVVKAADEYLLLGGGEGGLQLLSKLDVEAVERIRAQRPQTNAVPLSPFLQKLLSRRSGGSPSQPPGS
- the sctR gene encoding type III secretion system export apparatus subunit SctR, producing MNLPASARPRLPRVPPWLFAAVVAAHPLAALAQRRGSAAIPDSVVNEAVNSDSFASRPLILILALAAMGLVPFALMMVTSFVKISVVLSIVRSALGTQQIPPTQVITGLAVILTVYIMAPVGTQMYRAAGLDIWAKGPGVFSSETVGSMLGAANKSKEPLREWLMKKVTTKDRALFFNLAKKLRQGEDRDAVESDDFMVIIPAFVVSELKEAFQIGFLLFVPFIVIDMVVANILLALGMHMLSPTTISMPFKLLLFVLVDGWYLIAKGLVVGYL
- the fliQ gene encoding flagellar biosynthesis protein FliQ, whose translation is MNQLTFITQEALFLVLVASAPPVLMSLLVGFIISLFQATTQIQEQTLTFAPKVVAVFGILALAGPWIGSQLVRFTFHVFDRFPALIK
- a CDS encoding flagellar biosynthetic protein FliR gives rise to the protein MNVADLIAELGTRANVSAVIFTVALVMCRVMPVLIFSPFLGGEVVPTELKMGIGLTLSIVLYPLIAGSVTSIPMSAMPYIALMAKEVFIGFTIAFVVNSLFEAARVAGNLVDTMSGSNNAQLYVPQLGQQVTLFSSFKVQLAVVLFLTLNGHHLVIQALADSLVAVPLDGFPRFHDGPWPFFDLMIRVFADLLRVSLALAAPAMLATFLTDVALGAINRVAPQIQVFFISMSVKPLVSVLLVFLVLGALMDRMQGEMVIMLRTLNQALRLLS